The DNA region GGAACGTGATTGGCTAGAAAGCAGGAAGAACTCCGGCATGACGTCACTACACTGGGACATGAGCTTGCTTTGCCCTTGCGTTGGAAATtaatgccatttcagtttttcgaTCAATTATTGTGCTTAGACTAAAGTAGATTTCCTCTGCGCCGCCATGTCTCTTGCTGCAGAGGCTTTCGTCTCTCAGATTGCAGGTAATGTTTTGGCTTGTGTGTAATGTAGCATGTCCAAAATGCTGTGTTAGGGTTTTGTGCTCGAGATGGGCAGGTCAGGATGATAATCGGTAACGAAACGTTACTTACTTTCAACAAAGTCATTTAATTTATCTGCATAGAGTTAAGCCACTGCTTCTGTTTACGAGtcttttatttttgaagttaacaGCAGATAAAGTTATTTTCAGTGCCACTGTCAGGGTCAAAGATAAAGATACCCATTAAacgtttattaatatttaatataatgtaagcCCACATAGGGGTAAGATAGATAGGGTCAGAGTTTCTAAAAAATggaaatatacagtattatttgTGAGATGTCAGAATTTCATATCATGTCATTTTCTATCGCAGCTGCTGAGCCATGGCCTGAAAATGCAACTCTGTACCAACCTCTTAAGGGTAACCGATCAAAAAAGAGAAGCTGTTTATTAGTTCTACATTTAGAATGAACTTTTTGCAACTATAAAAGATgtcaaatgaaacaaacattaatattgttttttgtttgttttttttgcagagGATCAAATCTTGCTGTCTGATTCTGCATCCTCTCTGGCAGTTCAGGTGAAAAGTAGTGGCTTACTCACTTTGTCAGTTTACACACTCCCCAGTGCACACTGGCAACAATACAAATGTATTGCCCAATTGTTTTTGTTAGTGAAGTTATTCTTGTTTTGCAGACTTTTCTGAGGATGTGTGGCCTGCCAGTGCTGGTGTCCTGCCGTGCAAATGCTGAATACATGTCACCATCAGGTGAGCAGCCAAACTCTTCACTTTACAGTCACTcattttcaggtttatttttttaatcctttaCTAAGTCTTATCTTATGCTGGAAGGGTGGTGGTTAAGAGGTTCTGCTTTGTCAGGTTGAACATATTAGTTAGAGCTTGTTTATGTGTTTTGAGATGTCTCCTCTTTTCTGTTCATTAGGGAAGGTTCCTTTCATCCACGTTGGAAATCAAGTTGTGTCAGAATTGGGGCCGATAGTTCAGTTCACAAAGGCAAAGGTATCACTCTCACTCTAAAAACAAATTCCAGATGAATCGTAGAGTTTTTGACTGTTGCTTGTCCATAGGGTCATTCTTTGAGCGACGGGTTGGATGATGTCCAGAGGGCAGAGATGAAGGCTTACATGGAGTTGGTGAATAACATGCTGCTGACTGCAGAGGTACAGACCTGCACACGTCATCATACaaaacctttcaaaagtttgggggtggtacaatattgtttttaagttttttatgctcaccaatgcatcTTTTAGTtggttaaaatacagtaaaagggtaatattataaattatgttttacagaaacaactcttttctattttaatatatatttttaaatatataatttgtttattataaaaataatttactccTGTAATGGAAAAGCTGAACTCttagtagccattactccagtcttcagtgtcacattatactTTAGAGATCATTTGAATGCACTATTAATATAAAACTCTAgtatactaatataatataaaattactattattattactaatattatgttgttgttgtgctgcttaatattttttttataatatcatttttcaggattatttgattaacagaaagtaataaaaaagcattagttgaaattgtaaattgtaaatttcGATCAATATAGTGCATCTatgctcaataaaagtattaatttcttaaaaaaaaaaaaaaagaaaaaagaaaaaacgcaTCAACCCCTAACCTTTGATGCAAAAAATCTGATTGAttgcatttgtataaaaaaagctACATTTCCAGCACATTTTGTATCTTTGCTTGTGGATTTCtctaattatatgtatttatatgcattttatctTAAGTGATAAACAGTGCAAACTAGTGAAACTTTACCTGTTCTTTCTAGTTGTATATCCAGTGGTGTGATGACCATACTGCTACAGAGGTATGTGTCACGTATAAGGATGTTCCCAAATCATATATTATACCTGTCCTTCTCAAAAacttagcatattgtgaaaaagttcattattttccataatgtaatgataaaaattaaactttcatatattttagattcattgcacaccaaattATATaattcaggtcttttattgttttaat from Carassius auratus strain Wakin chromosome 6, ASM336829v1, whole genome shotgun sequence includes:
- the mtx2 gene encoding metaxin-2, producing the protein MSLAAEAFVSQIAAAEPWPENATLYQPLKEDQILLSDSASSLAVQTFLRMCGLPVLVSCRANAEYMSPSGKVPFIHVGNQVVSELGPIVQFTKAKGHSLSDGLDDVQRAEMKAYMELVNNMLLTAELYIQWCDDHTATEISRPRYSSPYSWPLNHILAYQKQWEVRRKMNAIGWSGKSLEQVYEDVSQCCQALSQRLGTQPYFFSKQPTELDALVFGHLFTILTTQLTNDELAEKVKSYTNLLSFCHRIEQTYFKEHERESQSGSSRHSKGSLP